In a genomic window of Cryptococcus depauperatus CBS 7841 chromosome 8, complete sequence:
- a CDS encoding superoxide dismutase [Cu-Zn]: MVKAVAVLKGDSPVTGVITFTQEKDGAPVTVSGDIKNLDPSAERGFHVHEFGDNTNGCTSAGPHFNPQGKNHGSPADSERHVGDLGNVKTDASGVASVNMTDNSISLFGPYSIIGRTVVVHAGTDDFGKGGHPESLKTGNAGARVACGVIGISA; encoded by the exons ATGGTCAAG GCTGTTGCTGTTCTCAAGGGTGACTCTCCTGTCACTGGCGTTATTACCTTTACTCAGGAAAAGGACGGCGCCCCAGTCACCGTTTCTGGTGAC ATCAAGAACCTCGACCCTTCTGCCGAGAGAGGTTTCCACGTTCATGAATTTGGAGACAACACCAACGGCTGTACCTCGGCTGGTCCCCATTTTAACCCTCAAGGCAAGAACCATGGAAGTCCCGCTGATTCGGAGAGGCACGTAGGAGATCTTG GCAATGTCAAGACTGACGCCTCTGGTGTTGCCTCTGTCAACATGACTG ACAACTCCATTTCCCTCTTTGGCCCTTACTCAATCATTGGCCGAACTGTCGTCGTCCACGCTGGTACTGATGACTTTGGCAAGGGCGGTCACCCTGAATCTCTCAAGACTGGTAACGCTGGCGCCCGTGTTGCTTGTGGTGTCAT TGGCATCTCTGCCTAA
- a CDS encoding peptidyl-tRNA hydrolase, with translation MMSSFKMEGVVPSIVFSIIAFTLGYQVHSIIASQSNRVLSAPKSKSKLRQPQAAASASDASDFESDASDSESALSSNLKDIKFDVQEGIKLVLVVNDELKMTKGKIAAQAGHATLACAMTLKDANPKLFKAWQMQGQPKIALQGASTEELETLAAQARSINLCARIIRDAGRTQVASGSKTIVGIGPGPAKLVNTITGKLKLL, from the exons ATGATGAGTTCTTTTAAAATGGAAG GAGTAGTACCTTCCATCgtcttctccatcatcgCTTTCACTCTTGGCTATCAAGTCCACTCAATTATTGCTTCTCAATCTAACCGTGTCTTGTCAGCTCCCAAAAGCAAATCCAAACTTCGACAGCCTCAAGCAGCTGCTAGTGCTTCGGATGCTTCTGATTTCGAATCGGATGCTTCTGATTCTGAATCCGCCCTCTCTTCTAATCTGAAAGACATCAAGTTTGATGTGCAGGAGGGTATTAAGCTTGTACTTGTCGTGAATGATGAGTtgaaaatgacaaaagGCAAGATTGCTGCTCAAGCAGGGCATGCGACGCTGGCCTGTGCGATGACTTTGAAGGATGCGAATCCCAAG TTGTTCAAAGCTTGGCAGATGCAAGG GCAACCAAAAATTGCTCTTCAAGGCGCCAGTACTGAAGAACTCGAGACCCTTGCTGCTCAGGCTCGAAGTATCAATCTTTGCGCCAGGATAATTCGTGATGC TGGCCGGACGCAAGTGGCATCAGGATCCAAGACCATTGTTGGCATCGGACC TGGTCCAGCTAAACTTGTCAACACTATCACAGGCAAACTCAAGCTTCTGTAA
- a CDS encoding thioredoxin-like protein 4A gives MSYFMTHLHSGWHVDQAILVEEDRVVCLRFGHDFNEECMAMDETLYSVSEKVQNFAVIYLVDITEVPDFNKMYELYDECTLMFFYRNKHIMIDLGTGNNNKINWAIKNKQEMIDIIETVYRGASKGRGLVVAPNDYSTRHKY, from the exons ATGTCTTATTTTATGACCCA CCTCCATTCCGGCTGGCATGTTGACCAGGCCATCCTTGTGGAAGAGGATCGTGTTGTCTGTTTGCGGTTTGGCCATGATTTCAATGAGGAATGCATGGCTATGGATGAGACGCTGTATAGTGTATCAGAAAAGGTTCAGAACTTTGCGGTGATCTATTTGG TGGACATTACCGAAGTACCAGATTTCAACAAGATGTATGAATTATACGATGAATGTACTCTCATGTTCTTCTACAG GAATAAACACATTATGATAGATTTGGGAACAGGTAACAATAACAAAAT AAATTGGGCTATTAAAAATAAACAAGAA atgattgacATTATTGAGACCGTTTATAGAGGAGCATCCAAAGGTCGTGGTCTCGTCGTTGCGCCAAATG ATTATTCTACTCGACATAAATATTAG
- a CDS encoding tRNA (guanine(37)-N1)-methyltransferase, protein MPPSALIQLSPSSTIRPPRHEGMTQLDRSAFDLELQILSAVTEPRDIGKLRSHHALKSLVLDLSKTRPIVDCPTSLVPPKCKESKGLKLLRLHLSREQDLPAEARAVLQNTKGLVQEVVKLGYENWSPSQILNACLPVNRSDDIPSSFTTTGHIGHMNLREEWLPYRYLIGQVILDKNPALRTIVNKLDTIHAQFRYFDMEVIAGDEDYITTVNESNCTFTFNFSNVYWNSRLHHEHERLIKLFSPGCLVADVMAGVGPFAIPAAKKRCYVAGNDLNPESVKWMKENRIKNKVEHMLRVSEFDGHKFIREAPLVAWTRPFDSAPPPRASNRQRNRGAKETRKKKQQVNLTDSMSDSELQLSSSPVLLNSGMKMEQPPKTISHFIMNLPDSALTFLDSYCGCYLPLLSHPSFLQEFGSEEELAKERVEMPMVHCYCFTKEVERSPAETDILQRASHYLSFDLTPQIQDYNLHHVRSVAPNKDMYCLSFRLPRQVAFRRV, encoded by the exons ATGCCTCCTTCTGCACTCATTCAGCTCTCGCCATCATCCACCATTCGTCCACCTCGCCATGAAGGGATGACTCAGTTGGATCGCTCTGCTTTCGACCTTGAACTGCAGATATTGAGTGCTGTGACAGAGCCTAGAGATATTGGGAAGTTAAGAAGTCACCATGCGCTAAAGAG tcttgttcttgatctctCCAAAACAAGACCAATTGTAGATTGTCCAACAAGCCTTGTTCCTCCAAAATGTAAGGAATCAAAAGGCTTAAAACTTTTACGGCTTCACCTATCAAGAGAACAAGATCTTCCTGCAGAAGCTAGGGCTGTTTtacaaaatacaaaagGTCTAGTGCAAGAGGTTGTCAAGTTAGGATATGAAAACTGGAGTCCTT CTCAAATTCTTAACGCGTGTCTTCCTGTAAATCGATCGGACGATATTCCTTCGTCGTTCACAACCACAGGTCATATAGGCCATATGAATCTGCGTGAAGAGTGGCTACCGTATCGATACCTCATCGGCCAAGTCATCTTAGAT AAAAATCCAGCGTTGAGGACAATAGTGAATAAGCTCGATACCATTCACGCACAATTTAGATACTTTGACATGGAGGTTATTGCAGGAGATGAGGATTACATCACTACAGTC AATGAGTCTAATTGCACTTTCacattcaacttttctaaTGTTTATTGGAACTCTCGATTACACCATGAACATGAGCGTCTCATCAAACTTTTCTCCCCAGGCTGTCTCGTTGCCGATGTCATGGCAGGTGTGGGACCTTTTGCAATTCCagcagcaaagaagaggtgTTATGTCGCAGGCAACGACCTGAATCCTGAGAGTGTcaaatggatgaaggagaacCGGATAAAGAACAAG GTCGAGCACATGCTTAGAGTATCGGAATTTGATGGGCACAAATTTATACGTGAAGCTCCGCTTGTGGCATGGACTAGACCTTTCGACTCTGCGCCTCCGCCTCGCGCATCTAACCGTCAACGGAATCGTGGAGCTAAAGAGACtcgaaaaaaaaagcaacaaGTCAATCTCACCGATTCTATGTCCGACTCTGAGCTTCAGCTTTCATCATCACCTGTGCTGCTCAACTCtggaatgaagatggaGCAACCCCCCAAAACAATCTCACATTTTATCATGAACCTTCCCGACTCAGCACTCACATTTCTCGACTCTTACTGCGGTTGCTAtctccctcttctctctcatccatcttttctacaGGAGTTCGGGAGCGAAGAGGAATTAGCGAAAGAACGAGTGGAAATGCCCATGGTTCATTGCTACTGTTTCACTaaagaagtagaaagaaGCCCGGCAGAAACTGATATCTTACAG AGAGCTTCCCACTACCTTTCTTTCGATCTTACTCCGCAAATTCAGGATTACAATCTTCACCATGTTCGCTCTGTCGCACCAAACAAGGACATGTATTGCCTTTCATTCAGATTGCCGAGACAAGTGGCTTTTCGACGAGTTTAA
- a CDS encoding iron-sulfur clusters transporter ATM1, mitochondrial: protein MGFCSQCALSKSRMILRREARSLPCWSFLASGSTLALRQRIHGQWPTRQHSPWLPGLGNDGVMFFSTTGSRSKPPPPSSLTKQPLNVSQPSNSESQDKTDWSIIVKLAGNIWPKNNTKVKIRVMGALALLVAGKILNVQVPFFFKTIIDSLNVPITESSTVWVLAGASIAGYGAARIFTTLFGELRNAAFASVSQNAIRRVARETFEHLLNMDMKFHLERQTGGLTRAIDRGTKGISFVLSSIVFHVIPTALEITMVCGILSYKFGWDFAAVTAITMLLYTWFTVRTTAWRTQFRKQANAADNKGATVAVDSLINYEAVKSFNNEKYETAQYDATLKSYEKASVKIATSLAALNSGQNLIFSSALTMMMLLGAQGVIKGTMTVGDLVLVNQLVFQLSLPLNFLGTVYRELRQSLIDMDVMFNLQSLHSAIKDSPTAKPLVFKGGQIEFRNVHFAYHPDRPIFRDLSFTIPAGKKVAIVGPSGCGKSTVFRLLFRFYDSQSGQILMDGQDIKTVTLDSLRQSIGIVPQDTPLFHANILHNIRYGRLDASDEQVYEAARKAHVEDTIQRLPEKYATKVGERGLMISGGEKQRLAVARVLLKDPPMLFFDEATSALDVYTETELMRNINSILQGQDKTSVFIAHRLRTISDADLIIVLQDGHVAEQGTHEQLLSIPGGVYSSLWQAQLSESTVNDVDKREELHVVRKS from the exons ATGGGATTTTGCAGTCAATGTGCTCTCAGCAAGTCTCGAATGATCCTACGGCGGGAAGCTAGGTCTTTGCCATGTTGGAGTTTTTTGGCAAGCGGCAGTACATTGGCGCTGCGGCAGAGAATACATGGGCAGTGGCCGACACGGCAGCATTCGCCTTGGTTGCCTGGGCTTGGAAATGACGGGGTGATGTTCTTTTCGACAACAGGCAGTCGTAGTAAACCCCCGCCGCCGAGTTCTTTGACGAAACAGCCGCTAAATGTATCGCAACCGAGTAACTCGGAATCCCAAGATAAGACGGACTGGTCAATCATTGTCAAGCTGGCAGGCAACATTTGGCCAAAGAACAATACCAAGGTCAAGATACGAGTGATGGGCGCATTGGCACTGCTAGTCGCTGGCAAAATACTCAACGTGCAAGTGCcgttctttttcaagacCATCATCGACAGTCTCAACGTTCCGATAACGGAGAGCAGCACAGTTTGGGTGTTGGCAGGAGCTAGTATTGCTGGGT ACGGTGCGGCGAGAATATTTACTACTCTTTTTGGAGAGTTGCGCAACGCCGCGTTTGCCTCTGTATCTCAAAACGCTATACGACGGGTGGCTAGAGAAACGTTTGAGCATCTCTTGAATATGGATATGAAGTTTCACCTAGAGCGTCAGACAGGCGGACTCACACGAGCTATTGATCGAGGGACAAA GGGAATTTCCTTCgttctttcttcaattgtCTTTCATGTCATTCCTACTGCGTTGGAAATAACCATGGTTTGCGGTATTCTGTCATACAAGTTTGGCTGGGATTTTGCCGCGGTTACTGCAATCACCATGCTCCTCTACACATGGTTTACCGTCAGGACTACTGCTTGGAGGACGCAGTTTAGGAAACAGGCGAACGCAGCTGATAATAAGGGGGCGACGGTTGCTGTAGACTCGCTCATCAACTATGAAGCTGTCAAA TCTTTTAATAATGAAAAATACGAGACGGCCCAGTACGACGCTACCCTCAAGTCTTACGAGAAGGCATCTGTAAAGATTGCCACCTCTCTTGCGGCGTTAAATTCTGGTCaaaatctcatcttttccagtGCCTTGACCATGATGATGCTTTTGGGCGCTCAAGGTGTTATCAAAG GTACAATGACCGTTGGCGATCTCGTCCTCGTCAATCAACTCGTCTTTCAACTCTCGCTTCCGCTCAATTTTCTCGGGACCGTCTATAGAGAGCTCCGGCAATCACTCATCGACATGGATGTTATGTTCAACCTGCAATCTCTCCATTCCGCCATCAAAGACTCTCCTACAGCCAAACCTCTTGTCTTCAAGGGAGGCCAGATTGAATTCAGAAATGTCCACTTCGCATATCATCCCGACCGTCCCATCTTTAGAGATCTCTCGTTCACCATCCCCGCCGGCAAGAAAGTTGCCATTGTTGGACCATCAGGATGCGGTAAATCTACCGTCTTTCGTCTTCTCTTTCGTTTCTATGACTCCCAATCTGGACAAATCCTGATGGACGGTCAAGATATCAAGACGGTCACATTAGATTCCCTCCGCCAATCGATCGGTATCGTGCCCCAAGACACACCCCTCTTTCACGCCAATATCTTGCACAATATCCGGTATGGTCGATTAGACGCCTCTGACGAACAAGTCTATGAGGCTGCACGCAAAGCTCATGTAGAGGACACCATTCAGCGCTTGCCTGAAAAATATGCGACAAAAGTTGGAGAGAGGGGATTAATGATTTCGGGCGGTGAAAAACAGAGGCTGGCTGTGGCGCGGGTCCTACTGAAAGACCCGCCCATGCTGTTCTTTGATGAAGCGACAAGCGCTCTCGATGTATACACAGAGACAGAATTGATGCGGAATATCAATTCCATCTTGCAAGGGCAAGACAAAACCAGCGTCTTTATCGCCCATAG ATTGAGAACCATATCGGATGCCGATCTCATTATTGTTTTACAAGACGGCCATGTGGCGGAGCAAGGCACTCACGAACAACTCTTATCCATCCCAGGTGGTGTTTATAGCAGTCTATGGCAAGCACAACTTTCAGAGAGCACAGTGAATGATGTTGACAAGCGCGAGGAGCTACACGTCGTCAGAAAGAGCTAG